In Gopherus evgoodei ecotype Sinaloan lineage unplaced genomic scaffold, rGopEvg1_v1.p scaffold_31_arrow_ctg1, whole genome shotgun sequence, a single window of DNA contains:
- the LOC115640510 gene encoding hepcidin-like, translating into MRVQMLAVLLLFVSLLCAEGIHGASLADGSESQHSEEGQGESKVMVKREASFAGCRFCCNCCSGMRGCGICCDF; encoded by the exons ATGAGAGTCCAGATGCTGGCTGTCCTGCTCCTGTTCGTGTCCCTCCTTTGCGCTGAGGGAATCCATGGAGCGTCCCTGGCCGAT GGCTCAGAGTCCCAGCACTCTGAGGAAGGACAAGGCGAGTCCAAGGTGATGGTGAAGAGAGAAGCG AGTTTCGCTGGATGTCGCTTCTGCTGTAACTGCTGTTCTGGGATGAGAGGCTGTGGGATCTGCTGTGACTTCTGA